In Thermothelomyces thermophilus ATCC 42464 chromosome 4, complete sequence, a single genomic region encodes these proteins:
- a CDS encoding cytochrome P450-like protein (Cytochrome P450-like protein) encodes MITDQIARVLSQHWPSILVTVVVAWLVRNRYHNGLNKYPGPFLASLTDWWRFFDVYGRRPERSHIALHKKYGPVVRLGPNALSFSDPEALKTIYGLNKGFIKSDFYVVQQSVVKGHSLPSLFSTTDNDFHMQFRRCVNSAFAMSALVQYEPFVDNTTKLFLKQTERLYIDKSEPCDFTRWLQFYAFDVIGEITYSKRHGFIERNEDVDGIVAYLTKLFLYVAPVGQIPILDRFFLKNPIYLKLSEWGILDATFPVAKFARARMAERLPELEKGEPVLPTSEKPTVKSPDLLSKFLAAREARPDFMTDTLVQTMAVSMAFAGSETTAISLSAVFYFLLKNPPALERLRREIDDAAREGRFSDYETGLVTWQESQTLPYLDMCIKEAFRLHPAPGLPMERVVPPGGIEIAGRRIEGGTIVGCSAWVIHRDPAIFGDDVDAYRPERWEVKGEGDEARVKVMNGTMLQFGMGSRTCIGKNISLLEIYKLVPTMLRRFEIRFDDPNSEWEIVNAWFVKQKNFITRFSLRDIVMPEKGVKAAEK; translated from the exons ATGATAACAGACCAGATAGCACGTGTCCTCAGCCAGCACTGGCCTTCCATCCTAGtcaccgtcgtcgtcgcctgGCTGGTGAGGAACAGGTACCACAATGGGTTGAACAAGTATCCAGGGCCGTTCCTGGCCTCCTTGACGGACTGGTGGAGGTTCTTTGATGTGTACGGGCGCCGGCCGGAGAGGTCGCACATTGCGCTCCATAAGAAATACGGCCCGGTCGTCCGTCTCGGACCAAACGCTCTGTCGTTTTCCGACCCAGAGGCGCTCAAGACGATTTACGGTCTCAACAAGGGCTTCATCAAG TCCGACTTCTATGTCGTCCAGCAGTCGGTGGTCAAAGGCCACAGCCTGCCGTCGCTCTTTAGCACCACCGATAATGACTTCCACATGCAGTTCCGCCGCTGCGTCAACTCGGCCTTTGCCATGTCCGCCCTGGTGCAGTACGAGCCGTTTGTTGACAACACGACCAAGCTGTTCCTCAAGCAGACCGAGCGCTTGTACATCGACAAGTCGGAGCCCTGCGACTTTACCCGCTGGCTGCAGTTTTACGCTTTCGATGTCATTGGCGAGATCACGTATAGCAAACGGCACGGCTTCATTGAGAGGAACGAAGATGTCGACGGCATCGTGGCCTATCTGACCAAACTGTTCCTCTACGTGGCCCCC GTTGGCCAAATCCCTATCCTGGACCGCTTCTTCCTCAAGAACCCCATCTACCTCAAGCTTTCCGAATGGGGCATCCTCGACGCCACCTTCCCCGTGGCCAAGttcgcccgcgcccgcatGGCCGAACGGCTGCCCGAGCTCGAAAAGGGCGAGCCCGTCCTGCCCACTTCGGAGAAGCCGACGGTCAAGTCGCCGGACCTCCTCTCCAAGTTCCTGGCCGCGCGCGAGGCCCGTCCGGACTTCATGACGGACACGCTGGTGCAGACCATGGCGGTGAGCATGGCGTTTGCCGGCTCCGAGACGACGGCCATCTCGCTCTCGGCCGTCTTCTACTTCCTCCTCAAGAACCCGCCCGCGCTGGAGCGCCTGCGCCGCGAGATCGACGACGCCGCCCGCGAGGGCCGCTTCAGCGACTACGAGACCGGCCTCGTCACCTGGCAGGAGAGCCAGACCCTGCCCTACCTCGACATGTGCATCAAGGAGGCCTTCCGGCTGCACCCCGCCCCGGGCCTGCCCATGGAGCGCGTCGTGCCCCCCGGCGGCATCGAGATCGCCGGCCGGAGGATCGAGGGCGGCACCATCGTCGGCTGCTCCGCCTGGGTCATCCACCGGGACCCGGCCATCTTCGGCGACGACGTGGACGCGTACCGGCCCGAGCGGTGGGAGGTCAAGGGGGAAGGCGACGAGGCCAGGGTCAAGGTCATGAACGGGACCATGCTGCAGTTCGGCATGGGCAGCCGCACGTGCATCGGGAAGAACATTAGCCTGTTGGAGATTTACAAGCTGGTCCCGACCATGTTGCGACGCTTTGag ATTCGCTTCGACGATCCCAACTCGGAGTGGGAGATTGTCAATGCCTGGTTTGTCAAGCAGAAAAACTTCATCACGCGGTTCAGCCTGCGGGATATCGTCATGCCCGAGAAGGGGGTCAAGGCTGCGGAGAAGTAG
- a CDS encoding dehydrogenase-like protein (Dehydrogenase-like protein) — protein sequence MKGIRLSRPHGPLLRRGGARLCPSVRPAPLLAPPLGALADHQQRLQHRRDASSLSQRLDSKHVMFPGAVKSAFSNTMRFEQPADYPALPTYRVVDQHGVVVDPDFKPDLSDEEVIKLYRDMLTVSIMDVIMFEAQRQGRLSFYMVSAGEEAVSVGSASALTKDDVVFCQYREQGVFKQRGFALADFMNQLFANHKDPGKGRNMPVHYGSRELNIHTISSPLATQLPQASGAAYALKIQRMQDPSTPPRVVVAYFGEGAASEGDFHAALNIAATRSCPVIFICRNNGYAISTPTLEQYRGDGIASRGIGYGIETIRVDGNDFWAVREVTKKARELALQDGGRPVLIEAMTYRVSHHSTSDDSFAYRARVEVEDWKRRDNPIARLRKWMEAKGCWDENKEKEARESIRRDVLKAFSEAEREKKPPLRTMFEDVYEELTPDLKQQMKELKSQLERYPDEYELEQFLGGKESLDK from the exons ATGAAGGGAATCCGGTTGTCCCGCCCTCACGGGCCCCTCTTGCGCCGTGGAGGAGCTCGGCTCTGTCCCTCTGTGCGGCCGGCACCGCTGCTCGCCCCTCCCTTGGGCGCGCTCGCGGACCACCAGCAACGCCTACAACACCGCCGAGATGCTAGCTCCCTCTCGCAGCGGCTTGACTCGAAGCATGTCATGTTCCCCGGCGCGGTCAAGTCGGCCTTCAGCAACACGATGCGCTTCGAGCAGCCCGCGGACTACCCGGCACTGCCGACGTACCGGGTAGTCGACCAACACGGTGTCGTCGTGGACCCCGACTTCAAGCCCGACCTCAGCGACGAGGAGGTGATCAAGCTGTATCGCGACATGCTGACCGTGTCCATCATGGACGTGATCATGTTCGAAGCGCAGCGCCAGGGCCGGCTGAGCTTCTACATGGTTTCAGCCGGCGAGGAGGCCGTATCGGTGGGGTCTGCCTCGGCGCTGACCAAGGACGATGTCGTGTTCTGCCAGTACCGCGAGCAGGGCGTGTTCAAGCAGCGGGGCTTCGCGCTGGCCGACTTCATGAACCAGCTATTTGCGAACCACAAGGACCCGGGAAAGGGCAGGAACATGCCGGTACATTACGGGAGCCGGGAGTTGAATATT CACACCATCTCCTCGCCCCTCGCGACGCAACTCCCGCAGGCTTCTGGGGCGGCGTACGCGCTTAAGATCCAGCGGATGCAGGACCCCAGCACACCGCCGCGGGTGGTAGTGGCGTACTTTGGCGAGGGCGCGGCGAGTGAGGGTGACTTCCACGCAGCCCTCAACATCGCCGCGACGAGGTCCTGCCCGGTTATCTTTATCTGCCGCAACAACGGGTACGCCATCTCGACGCCGACGCTGGAGCAGTATCGCGGCGACGGGATCGCCAGCCGCGGCATCGGCTACGGCATCGAGACGATCCGCGTGGACGGCAACGACTTCTGGGCGGTCCGTGAGGTGACGAAGAAGGCGCGCGAGCTGGCGCTGCAGGACGGTGGCCGACCGGTCCTGATCGAGGCGATGACATACCGAGTCAGCCACCACAGCACGTCGGATGACTCGTTTGCGTACCGCGCCAGGGTGGAGGTGGAGGACTGGAAGCGGCGAGACAACCCGATTGCAAGGCTGCGCAAGTGGATGGAGGCCAAGGGCTGCTGGGATGAGAATaaggagaaggaggctcGCGAGAGCATCCGGCGGGATGTGCTCAAGGCCTTCTCCGAGGCTGAGCGCGAGAAGAAGCCGCCACTCAGGACCATGTTTGAGGACGTGTACGAAGAGCTGACGCCGGACCTGAAGCAGCAGATGAAGGAGCTGAAGAGCCAGTTGGAGAGATACCCTGACGAGTATGAGCTTGAGCAATTTCTGGGCGGAAAGGAGAGTTTAGATAAATAA